The following nucleotide sequence is from Parcubacteria group bacterium.
AAACTAAAATGACGAATATGTGGGCTGTCCCGCAGTTGCCTGCCTACCGCAGGCAGGCGGGATGCTCATAAATTTAGCTAAAATTTATTCACTTCGTTCTAAATTATTAGAAATTTATGGCAAATCAAACTTACTTAAGCCTTGAAGGCATTGAGACGCTTAAAAAAGAGCTTCAAGAACTAAAAACAAAAAAACGGCAAGAAATTGCCAAGCGCCTTCAGGAAGCTAAAGACTTGGGCGATCTTTCTGAAAACGCGGAATATTTTGAGGCCAAGGAAGCACAATCGTTAAATGAGTCGCGAATTGGAGAACTGGAAGAACTTTTAAAAAACGCGGTTATTATTGAAGAACCCAGTGAAGAGAACACTGTTAATATTGGCTCAACAATTGAGGTAAAATCTACTACCAACGGCATAGAACGTTTTAGTATTGTCGGTTCTGCCGAAGCCAGGCCACAAGAAGGAAAAATTTCAAATGAATCGCCGTTGGGACGCTCTTTTTTAAATCGGAAAATAGGTGAGGAAGTAGAAGTTAAAAGCCCCGGCGGAACTACGAAATATAAAATAATTAAAATTGAGAAATAATCAGCATGCCGACATTAGAAGAGCTTCGACAAACAAGAATCCAAAAGCTTGAAAACATCAGAGATGAAAAGAAAAATCCATATCCGTCACAGATTAAGCGCGATTATCGAATCAAGGAAGTTATTAATAAATTCTGGATTTGGCGTCTAACCAAAAAAGAATTTTATTTAACGGGAAGGATAAAAACTCAGCGTATTCACGGTCGGGTGGCATTTTTCGACCTTGAAGACGGTAGCGGGAAAATCCAAGGCCTTTTAAGCCCTGCCGACCTGGCCGATAAAAAATCTTACGATGAGTTTATTAGTGATTATGATATTGGCGATTTTGTTGAAATTAAAGGATCTCTTTTTAAAACTAAAAAATGTGAAAAAACAATCCGGATAAAAGAAATAAGAATGATCGCCAAGTCCCTACGGCCTTTGCCTGAAAAATGGCATGGTCTGAAAGATACCGAGGAGCGCTACCGAAAAAGATATCTGGACCTCTTGATGAGTAGTGAGATAAGAGAAAAATTTTTAAAACGCTCTGAAATTATCAGAGAAATTAGGAATTTTTTGGGTGAACGAGATTTTAATGAATTTGAAACCCCTATGCTCCAAATAATTCCCGGAGGCGCCTCGGCCAGGCCTTTTAAAACACATTTAAACGCGCTTGATATGGACCTATATTTACGAATAGCGCCGGAACTTTATTTAAAACGGCTTTTAGTCGGAGGTTTTGAAAAAGTTTATGAAATAGGCCGTAATTTCCGAAACGAAGGAATGGATGCCGCCCACAATCCCGAATTCACAATGCTTGAGACCTATATCGCCTACAAAGATTCTCGCTATTTAGAGTATTTTATTCAGGAATTATTTGAATACCTGATTAAAAAATTAAATAACGGCAATTTGGTCATAGAATATGAAAACAATCGTATTGATTTCAGTAAACCTTGGCACCAAAAAAATTACGATAAACTGATAAAAGAATACGGCGATTTTGACATCGCCAAGAAAAATCTTATCCAGCCAACTTTTGTTGTTGGCTTTCCGGCCGAACTTTTACCGCTTTCCAAAACAACGGAAAAAGATAGCTCCAAGGCCGACGCTTTTCAAGTTTTTATCGGAGGTTTAGAGTTGGTTAAGGGATACAGCGAGCTAAATGATCCTATAAAACAACAAAAAAGATTTGAAGAACAAGAAAACCTAAGATTAAATAACGAAGAAGCCCAACGACTTGATGAAGATTTTTTAGAATCTCTAGAATACGGAATGCCGCCGGCCGCTGGATTTGGAATGGGTATTGACAGATTGGCGATGCTACTCACAAATTCCCACACCGCGAGAGAAATCATATTATTTCCAACAATGAAACCTAAGGAATAAAATTTATGCTTGATATAAAATACATAAAAGAAAATAAAAAGGAAACTATAAAAGGCATAAAAGCCAAAGGTTTTGATGCCGATATTGATTTGCTTTTGGAACTTAATGAAGAAAGGGGGATTTTTAGGAAAAAAATGGAAGAATTAAACACAGAGCGCAAAAAAGCCGCGGAAGTCAAAGGTATTGAACAAGGAAAACAAATTAAAATTTCGCTCGCGAAAATTGAGAGTGAAGAGAAAATTATTGATAAAAAAATTAATGACATTTTGAAAAAATTGCCTAATTTACCGTTGTCAGAAGTTCCGGTCGGTAAAGATGAAAGCGATAATATAGTTTTAAGAGAAATATGGGAAAAGACGGAATTTAATTTTCCGGTCAAAGATTATATGGCTCTTAACGAAAAACTTGGTTGGATAGACACGGAACGGGCCGG
It contains:
- the greA gene encoding transcription elongation factor GreA translates to MANQTYLSLEGIETLKKELQELKTKKRQEIAKRLQEAKDLGDLSENAEYFEAKEAQSLNESRIGELEELLKNAVIIEEPSEENTVNIGSTIEVKSTTNGIERFSIVGSAEARPQEGKISNESPLGRSFLNRKIGEEVEVKSPGGTTKYKIIKIEK
- a CDS encoding lysine--tRNA ligase yields the protein MPTLEELRQTRIQKLENIRDEKKNPYPSQIKRDYRIKEVINKFWIWRLTKKEFYLTGRIKTQRIHGRVAFFDLEDGSGKIQGLLSPADLADKKSYDEFISDYDIGDFVEIKGSLFKTKKCEKTIRIKEIRMIAKSLRPLPEKWHGLKDTEERYRKRYLDLLMSSEIREKFLKRSEIIREIRNFLGERDFNEFETPMLQIIPGGASARPFKTHLNALDMDLYLRIAPELYLKRLLVGGFEKVYEIGRNFRNEGMDAAHNPEFTMLETYIAYKDSRYLEYFIQELFEYLIKKLNNGNLVIEYENNRIDFSKPWHQKNYDKLIKEYGDFDIAKKNLIQPTFVVGFPAELLPLSKTTEKDSSKADAFQVFIGGLELVKGYSELNDPIKQQKRFEEQENLRLNNEEAQRLDEDFLESLEYGMPPAAGFGMGIDRLAMLLTNSHTAREIILFPTMKPKE